One Glycine max cultivar Williams 82 chromosome 6, Glycine_max_v4.0, whole genome shotgun sequence DNA segment encodes these proteins:
- the LOC102664733 gene encoding disease resistance protein TAO1 isoform X1: MKKLKKLFKSKTYGDFGAHRCTKTTSSSNSNQGNIEINNPSRGTMLCRPNLGALDLPYSKNLIEMPDLRGVPHIQKLNLRECVEIVRIDPSIGILKELTYLNLKNCENLLVDLNIIFGLNSLEKLNLSGCSKLQNSHLLKKPKETELLENVDINRSAIQSSTSSALKVLMWPFHFLSSRKPEESFGLLLPYLPSFPCLYSLDLSFCNLLKIPDAIGNLHSLEDLNLRGNKFVTLPNTIKQLSKLKYLNLEHCKQLKYLPELPTTKEKTLNQYWRWGIYAFDCPKLSEMEHCHSMVYSWMMQHFKVYLKSSSHYGMNSVIPGTKIPRWFIKQNVGSSISMDLSRVIEDLYCRGVACCAIFVAHDDPNNNFDNWRGPPYDYIEFGFENLTNMCSLTFPVPILFKRALVTVGFDHLLIMFFSRELLTDLARVRSNGLDTVKFVANSGPYYEGLRLEVKSCGYHLLFEDHLQRFKSNMMFSGNSSS; the protein is encoded by the exons atgaagaaattgaaaaaattgttcAAGAG CAAAACTTATGGAGATTTTGGAGCCCATAGGTGCACAAAAACAACTTCTTCGTCAAACTCTAACCAAGGAAATATTGAGATAAACAACCCTTCCCGAGGAACTATGTTG TGTCGGCCTAATTTGGGAGCACTAGATCTCCCCTACTCCAAAAATCTTATTGAGATGCCAGACTTAAGAGGAGTTCCACATATTCAGAAGCTTAATCTTCGAGAATGTGTAGAAATCGTGCGGATTGATCCATCCATTGGTATTTTAAAAGAGCttacttatttaaatttgaaaaattgtgaaaatcTTCTCGTTGATCTGAATATCATTTTTGGGCTCAATTCTCTTGAGAAGCTAAATCTCTCTGGCTGTTCCAAATTACAAAATAGCCATCTATTGAAGAAACCAAAGGAGACAGAACTTTTGGAGAACGTTGATATAAATAGAAGTGCCATCCAATCATCAACATCCTCTGCATTAAAAGTTTTAATGTGGcctttccattttctttcttctcgaAAACCTGAAGAATCATTTGGTTTGTTGTTGCCTTATTTGCCTTCTTTTCCATGTTTGTATAGTCTTGACCTTAGCTTCTGCAATCTTCTTAAAATACCTGATGCTATTGGGAACTTACATTCTTTGGAAGACTTAAATTTGAGGGGAAACAAATTTGTGACACTGCCTAATACCATCAAGCAACTTTCCAAACTTAAATATTTGAACTTGGAGCACTGCAAGCAGCTGAAATACTTGCCCGAGCTtccaacaacaaaagaaaaaacacttaaCCAATATTGGAGGTGGGGAATATATGCTTTTGATTGCCCCAAGTTGAGTGAGATGGAACACTGTCATAGCATGGTTTATTCTTGGATGATGCAACACTTTAAG GTATACTTGAAATCCTCTAGTCACTACGGTATGAATTCTGTTATTCCTGGAACTAAAATTCCAAGGTGGTTTATTAAACAAAATGTGGGTAGTTCAATAAGCATGGACCTGTCTCGTGTTATTGAAGACCTATATTGTAGAGGTGTTGCTTGTTGTGCAATATTTGTGGCACATGATGATCCAAATAATAATTTCGATAATTGGCGGGGACCTCCTTATGATTATATTGAAtttggttttgaaaatttaacGAATATGTGTAGCCTCACTTTCCCGGTTCCAATTCTTTTCAAGAGAGCTTTGGTGACAGTTGGATTCGATCACTTGTTAATAATGTTTTTCAGCCGAGAACTACTCACTGATTTAGCAAGGGTACGTTCAAATGGTCTTGATACAGTGAAATTTGTAGCCAACTCTGGCCCTTATTATGAAGGTTTGCGTTTGGAGGTGAAAAGTTGTGGGTATCATTTGCTATTTGAAGACCATCTTCAACGATTCAAATCAAACATGATGTTCTCTGGAAACTCTTCATCCTGA
- the LOC102664733 gene encoding disease resistance protein RPP2B isoform X2: MPDLRGVPHIQKLNLRECVEIVRIDPSIGILKELTYLNLKNCENLLVDLNIIFGLNSLEKLNLSGCSKLQNSHLLKKPKETELLENVDINRSAIQSSTSSALKVLMWPFHFLSSRKPEESFGLLLPYLPSFPCLYSLDLSFCNLLKIPDAIGNLHSLEDLNLRGNKFVTLPNTIKQLSKLKYLNLEHCKQLKYLPELPTTKEKTLNQYWRWGIYAFDCPKLSEMEHCHSMVYSWMMQHFKVYLKSSSHYGMNSVIPGTKIPRWFIKQNVGSSISMDLSRVIEDLYCRGVACCAIFVAHDDPNNNFDNWRGPPYDYIEFGFENLTNMCSLTFPVPILFKRALVTVGFDHLLIMFFSRELLTDLARVRSNGLDTVKFVANSGPYYEGLRLEVKSCGYHLLFEDHLQRFKSNMMFSGNSSS; this comes from the exons ATGCCAGACTTAAGAGGAGTTCCACATATTCAGAAGCTTAATCTTCGAGAATGTGTAGAAATCGTGCGGATTGATCCATCCATTGGTATTTTAAAAGAGCttacttatttaaatttgaaaaattgtgaaaatcTTCTCGTTGATCTGAATATCATTTTTGGGCTCAATTCTCTTGAGAAGCTAAATCTCTCTGGCTGTTCCAAATTACAAAATAGCCATCTATTGAAGAAACCAAAGGAGACAGAACTTTTGGAGAACGTTGATATAAATAGAAGTGCCATCCAATCATCAACATCCTCTGCATTAAAAGTTTTAATGTGGcctttccattttctttcttctcgaAAACCTGAAGAATCATTTGGTTTGTTGTTGCCTTATTTGCCTTCTTTTCCATGTTTGTATAGTCTTGACCTTAGCTTCTGCAATCTTCTTAAAATACCTGATGCTATTGGGAACTTACATTCTTTGGAAGACTTAAATTTGAGGGGAAACAAATTTGTGACACTGCCTAATACCATCAAGCAACTTTCCAAACTTAAATATTTGAACTTGGAGCACTGCAAGCAGCTGAAATACTTGCCCGAGCTtccaacaacaaaagaaaaaacacttaaCCAATATTGGAGGTGGGGAATATATGCTTTTGATTGCCCCAAGTTGAGTGAGATGGAACACTGTCATAGCATGGTTTATTCTTGGATGATGCAACACTTTAAG GTATACTTGAAATCCTCTAGTCACTACGGTATGAATTCTGTTATTCCTGGAACTAAAATTCCAAGGTGGTTTATTAAACAAAATGTGGGTAGTTCAATAAGCATGGACCTGTCTCGTGTTATTGAAGACCTATATTGTAGAGGTGTTGCTTGTTGTGCAATATTTGTGGCACATGATGATCCAAATAATAATTTCGATAATTGGCGGGGACCTCCTTATGATTATATTGAAtttggttttgaaaatttaacGAATATGTGTAGCCTCACTTTCCCGGTTCCAATTCTTTTCAAGAGAGCTTTGGTGACAGTTGGATTCGATCACTTGTTAATAATGTTTTTCAGCCGAGAACTACTCACTGATTTAGCAAGGGTACGTTCAAATGGTCTTGATACAGTGAAATTTGTAGCCAACTCTGGCCCTTATTATGAAGGTTTGCGTTTGGAGGTGAAAAGTTGTGGGTATCATTTGCTATTTGAAGACCATCTTCAACGATTCAAATCAAACATGATGTTCTCTGGAAACTCTTCATCCTGA
- the LOC113001897 gene encoding protein MAIN-LIKE 1-like — protein sequence MEAPVAVEDIPADTGAKPVEDAHEGFPGGPSDPSMLTLYADHVACSVWTGEECLELKLSFHGRKVHNLGRPVPVIEGLVASTGLSPLIACSIDTGDRGLLSAFMERWHRETSSFHLPVGELIITLDDVSSLLHLPVIGDLHAFEPLHVDDAIQMLVDMLMVSPESARAKRVQCRGLYVRLQWIRDIYERQCQAGHWTAAARAYLLHLLGYTLFANKSATNVHVVYLEALRDLSMTERYTWGVAALVHMYDQLNDASMSHSRWLGGYITLLQCWIYEHFPSVADSTTDKEYDEDSLRTVKSIRAPAYRERLDRLRIPNVYWIPYGEHREVRDFHVRSCYSGLLRWGPVAVYYRPERIVWQFGYTQTIPAPPVDSWVSYDDIHDRWMHYEDHIVPAGEVCVVPGACSSDYMDWFFRISHPFMTSGHTLDPLPHGHAPQPRVVPQAPQTDILRVSEPGASSTSAEEPRHAVEVCDDIAERLKRHLSLGVVTPDSSTHEDYASSTWCMKELTKIVDWVQETGPSVLPVFYDVTPSEVRKQSGQFGEAFTEHEERYTNGGKL from the exons ATGGAGGCACCAGTTGCTGTAGAGGACATTCCTGCGGACACAGGCGCAAAGCCTGTTGAGGACGCGCATGAGGGATTTCCGGGTGGCCCGAGCGACCCATCCATGTTGACCCTGTATGCGGATCACGTTGCTTGCAGCGTATGGACGGGAGAg gaatGTCTTGAATTGAAGCTATCCTTTCATGGGAGGAAGGTCCACAATTTAGGCAGGCCTGTCCCTGTCATTGAGGGACTTGTTGCTAGTACAGGACTAAGTCCTCTGATCGCGTGTTCGATAGACACCGGCGATCGGGGACTTTTGTCCGCGTTTATGGAGCGGTGGCACCGGGAGACGTCTAGTTTCCATCTCCCGGTGGGAGAGCTCATCATCACATTGGACGACGTCTCCTCTCTTCTCCATCTTCCCGTTATTGGTGACTTACACGCATTTGAGCCCTTGCACGTGGACGATGCGATTCAGATGCTGGTGGACATGTTGATGGTCTCTCCAGAGTCTGCTAGGGCTAAGAGAGTCCAGTGTCGCGGACTGTACGTACGCCTGCAATGGATACGTGATATATATGAGCGCCAATGCCAGGCAGGTCATTGGACAGCTGCGGCTCGCGCATATCTTCTTCACCTTCTGGGTTACACtctgtttgctaacaagagtgcaaccaatgTCCATGTTGTCTACTTGGAGGCCCTTCGTGACCTCAGTATGACGGAGAGGTACACTTGGGGAGTGGCTGCTTTGGTGCATATGTACGACCAGCTGAACGATGCATCTATGAGCCACAGCCGATGGCTTGGCGGTTACATCACACTACTGCAA TGCTGGATTTACGAGCACTTTCCGTCGGTCGCGGACTCCACTACTGATAAGGAGTACGACGAGGATTCTCTGCGT ACCGTGAAGAGCATTCGTGCGCCGGCGTACAGGGAACGCCTAGACCGACTCCGGATTCCGAATGTCTATTGGATCCCTTATGGGGAGCACCGAGAGGTCCGAGACTTCCACGTCAGATCATGCTATTCCGGTCTCTTGCGCTGGGGGCCTGTTGCTGTTTATTACCGACCGGAGAGGATCGTGTGGCAGTTTGGCTACACGCAGACCATTCCTGCTCCTCCGGTCGATTCATGGGTCTCGTATGATGATATACAcgacaggtggatgcactacGAGGATCATATCGTTCCAGCAGGTGAGGTGTGCGTTGTGCCAGGGGCGTGCTCCAGTGACTACATGGACTGGTTCTTCCGCATCTCCCATCCTTTCATGACATCAGGCCACACATTAGATCCTCTGCCTCATGGTCACGCCCCGCAACCCCGAGTCGTCCCTCAGGCCCCGCAAACGGATATCCTTCGCGTGTCGGAGCCAGGAGCATCATCGACATCTGCGGAGGAGCccagacatgcagtg GAAGTTTGTGATGACATTGCTGAGAGGTTGAAGCGCCATTTGAGTCTAGGGGTGGTCACGCCTGACTCATCAACACATGAG GACTATGCATCATCCACATGGTGCATGAAAGAGCTGACAAAGATCGTTGATTGGGTTCAAGAAACAGGTCCAAGTGTGCTCCCTGTTTTCTATGATGTCACTCCTTCGGAGGTTCGAAAACAGAGTGGACAGTTTGGAGAGGCTTTTACTGAACACGAAGAAAGGTACACAAATGGAGGGAAGCTCTGA
- the LOC100798724 gene encoding senescence-specific cysteine protease SAG39, whose product MNSFSQNHYLILFLVLAVWTSHVMSRRLSEACTSERHEKWMAQYGRVYKDAAEKEKRFQVFKNNVHFIESFNAAGDKPFNLSINQFADLNDEEFKALLINVQKKASWVETSTETSFRYESVTKIPATIDRRKRGAVTPIKDQGRCGSCWAFSAVAATEGIHQITTGKLVPLSEQELVDCVKGESEGCIGGYVDDAFEFIAKKGGIASETHYPYKGVNKTCKVKKETHGVAEIKGYEKVPSNNEKALLKAVANQPVSVYIDAGTHAFKYYSSGIFNARNCGTDPNHAVAVVGYGKALDDSKYWLVKNSWGTEWGERGYIRIKRDIRAKEGLCGIAKYPYYPIA is encoded by the exons ATGAATTCCTTTAGCCAAAACCACTATTTAATTTTGTTCCTTGTTCTCGCTGTGTGGACATCCCACGTAATGTCTCGCAGGTTGTCTGAGGCCTGCACATCAGAGAGACATGAGAAGTGGATGGCACAGTATGGTAGGGTTTACAAGGATGCTGCTGAGAAGGAGAAACGTTTCCAAGTATTCAAAAACAATGTGCACTTCATTGAGTCTTTCAATGCTGCTGGGGACAAACCTTTCAACCTTAGCATTAACCAATTTGCGGACCTTAATGATGAAGAATTTAAGGCTTTACTAATTAATGTTCAGAAAAAAGCAAGTTGGGTGGAGACATCAACAGAAACATCATTTAGGTATGAGAGTGTAACTAAGATTCCTGCTACCATTGACCGGAGGAAAAGAGGTGCTGTCACTCCAATCAAGGACCAAGGCAGATGCG GTAGTTGTTGGGCATTTTCAGCCGTGGCTGCGACCGAGGGTATCCACCAAATTACAACGGGTAAGTTGGTGCCTCTCTCTGAGCAAGAACTGGTTGATTGTGTTAAAGGTGAGAGCGAAGGATGCATTGGTGGTTACGTGGATGATGCCTTTGAATTTATTGCCAAGAAAGGAGGAATAGCAAGTGAAACACACTACCCCTACAAAGGAGTTAACAAGACTTGTAAggttaagaaggaaactcatggTGTGGCTGAGATTAAAGGGTATGAGAAAGTTCCTTCCAATAATGAAAAGGCACTTCTAAAAGCTGTGGCAAATCAACCAGTGTCAGTTTACATCGATGCTGGAACACATGCTTTCAAATATTACTCAAGTGGGATTTTTAATGCAAGAAATTGTGGAACTGATCCAAATCATGCTGTTGCGGTAGTTGGTTATGGAAAAGCTCTTGATGATTCTAAGTATTGGCTTGTAAAGAATTCATGGGGCACCGAATGGGGTGAGAGAGGGTATATAAGGATCAAGCGAGATATACGTGCCAAGGAAGGTTTATGTGGAATTGCTAAGTATCCCTATTATCCAATTGCTTGA